From a single Athene noctua chromosome 2, bAthNoc1.hap1.1, whole genome shotgun sequence genomic region:
- the CCDC166 gene encoding coiled-coil domain-containing protein 166: MASKTKQTKQDTMSAGKNEQGVRTKDGDTSKGISDMETHDKERKLYLQKEYKILTEHMNTYMGRVVHFLQENKFLEKEAKRNQEESNAYLSYIRKHSQKCQNLIITLNDQNHTDLSEVWMQKEKLISQYTEKEEEVRSVLMDMETKYSLVNEEVEDLQPFKYSSLHLEQTKKIKELEKELLATKIQHSDEMHKIKSRFLQAKADCETDFHQKIQVLTKRAEEAAIQSLIQHITQVKAENWHLRQELLRLIQYSEILKETKVQLREQQQQLLWENQYTQDMARRRQWSHQHEAHDANAETYSPHSPFKCVH; encoded by the coding sequence ATGGCATCCAAGACAAAGCAGACAAAACAAGACACCATGAGTGCTGGCAAAAATGAGCAAGGAGTAAGAACCAAGGATGGAGATACATCCAAAGGAATAAGTGACATGGAAACACATGACAAAGAGAGGAAATTGTACTTGCAGAAGGAATACAAGATTCTCACTGAGCATATGAACACATACATGGGAAGAGTGGTACATTTCCTGCAGGAAAATAAATTCCTAGAAAAGGAAGCCAAACGGAATCAGGAGGAGAGCAATGCGTACCTCTCTTACATAAGAAAACACAGCCAGAAGTGCCAGAATCTAATAATAACATTAAATGACCAGAATCACACTGATCTGTCTGAAGTCTGGATGCAAAAAGAGAAGCTAATCTCACAGTAtacagaaaaagaggaggaggtaAGGAGCGTTCTGATGGATATGGAGACAAAGTACTCTCTTGTGAATGAGGAGGTTGAAGACCTGCAGCCTTTCAAATACTCATCTCTTCATCTGGAACAGACGAAAAAGATTAAAGAGCTAGAGAAGGAACTGTTGGCCACAAAGATACAGCACTCAGATGAAATGCACAAAATCAAGAGCAGATTTCTGCAGGCCAAGGCTGACTGTGAGACAGACTTTCATCAGAAGATCCAGGTTCTCACCAAGAGAGCAGAAGAAGCAGCGATACAATCTCTAATTCAGCACATCACACAAGTAAAAGCAGAGAATTGGCATCTGCGCCAGGAATTGCTCAGACTCATCCAATACTCCGAAATCCTTAAAGAAACCAAAGTTCAactgagagagcagcagcagcagcttctttGGGAGAACCAATACACCCAGGACATGGCACGCCGGCGGCAGTGGTCACACCAGCATGAGGCACACGATGCAAACGCTGAAACCTACAGCCCTCACAGCCCCTTCAAATGTGTCCATTAA